The genomic region cgaatcgatccacgagcgctgttctaagtgagctggtcgataggaattaagtttgtgaaatgtaacatggacatttttatttttatttatttattttctctgttgtgatcagtgttttcttccgggaacaacagaccatatgagattccaagtcacagttaatcacttagcagagcgttCGTGGCTTGActggtcgagactgttttccaagatggcgcctctctgtgaacgcgtaatgcactgtctttataaagtatcttcttattaaactgtttgtactcttacaaagttcttaatgcttcggtttgcatgtagggaccctcattatgctgccgtgttagtgtgaggctatttttagccttgttagtggaaTTAACTAgagatttaatttcacttattgcCCCATTCACTTACctatgccccatagacaagcgttataagctaagtTTCAATCTTAGTTATTAATCTTAGTTTCAATATTTGCTAATGCATACAATCAAAGCCGTAGCTGTTACCTGAGCTAACATGAACTGGCAGCACTacaaaaaagcattttaaaaaatccaAAAGATTATGAATTGTATAGTAAAAtaccatcaaaataaataaaaaaatatgaccgACATAAGAACACATTAGGGCTACCTGTAGTTCAGTTTTCATTTCTGTGCAGTCTAATTTCTAATCGTAATATACCAACAAatgaatgtaaataaaataatacaaaaataaaacaaaataattgataTTTACCATATTGCACATGGCAAAACTGAGAAAGACACAACAAAGAAAACTCTGTAACTGTATGAATTGAGTGTGCAACTATTACAGTGAACCATTAAAATGACTAACCTGTCCAGCTGAAAAAAAGCTGAACAAGCCTTCAAAACACAGAGTTAACGCCACCTTCAAAAGCCCCTTTTATCCTTGTTTTCGCACAGACCAGGTCAAGTCTCTTTTTTCTGTAACCATTTCGAAGTTCTAAgtcttttgcatttttcagcggatgaatctccagttgtcactggtgATTGTTGTTTGAATCTGTCTTGATCCGCCATCAAATTAATAAGTTTAATAATATCAagtgctgtgagaaaaggctataaatctCCACCTCCAACATCCTCAAACGCAATATAGCCTGCTAAACGCGACTCTTCTTTATGTGTAGAGATGCGACGTAAAGATATGCTCGAATTTCCCGCagaaatccaccagtaccactggaattaaaaacatCATTACAAGCTTATCGTTGTACATCGAGCTACAGTAAGCAGAtggttttgaacactggcttgTTATACTTgcacaaaaaagtattttggaTAATTTTGAACCCAAAAaacttacggactgcagctttaagtactgagtaatgtTAATGAACAATATGTATTGTTGCATgtgattatgcataatttactgttaataCTAgggtaaatatatgtaaaataaagtgttaccatccaaaaaaacaacaaaaacaatgaaAAGTAGCTATTTATGGACATCAAATGCCTGTATCTCTTCTTAAGTAACACGCATGTTGTTAAtgtagtaataactataaatcatgcataattacatgcaactaaccctaaaccaaaacCCAACCTAACACTAGCTTAAACTGaatctaatgttaacaaatgaaaccttgttgtaaagtgttaacACTTTTTTACTATGTAGTTTATGTGGATATTTTGAGGTTGACGATTAACATTTTCTGAAGGCTCCTTAAATAGATTTTCATCATATGTTCTATACAAAATTGAGTCTTTGTACCCTTGTTTTCATCTAACATTATGAAGACTTCATCATAGATACACCCAGGGGCgtcggactggggggataaagggtaccgaGTACCCAGGGCCCGAGGCTGTGGGGGCCCTTTAGAAGTCAGtagttttctatacatttatcagagtgtggcttattttgtttacgttttaagtgtttttatgataaaaatgcaataccccacctattggtatcactatggtatttggtacaggggcccagcaagatggtttgtacccagggcccaaaatttggtgctacgccgctgGATACACTTTATCTGAACCCTGTCCAAAACCACAAAGGGAGTCATCATCTGCATTGcaattactttatttataaactCCATCGAGTTAGAACCGGACTAGTCAGAGACAGTATACACTCACACAATACACGACCACATGCTCGTATTTTGTGGGTGTTATTACGACACCGAGAAGCATTCGATAGAAAATCCATCCATTTCACAACCAAGTTGGTCACTTCCCTGTTTTTGGTTTTTGAGACATACGGTCCCAGTTGTAGCTTCAGGTCTATCATGCATCACAGAACAGATATTTTATTTCTTTGGTATGTAGATGAACAATTGCgtattttatttctgttggGCTGATAGTTTGGCAAGAAGGAAGAGGATGAGCAGGGTGATGTCCAACTTTTTGTTGCATCAGTTTGCATGTATTTATTGAAGGTCCTCATATGCTTTATCAAATAATATCCCAAGGCATGAAATCATCAGTCTTTCATTTGATGATAATGATGAGTGATTGCAAATGAGTCACGAAAGAGCCTCTATGTGCCTACATATAACTATACTTAGATTTGTTGTCAGACTAACCGGCAGACAATGATGACTGAAATAATCCACACCAGTCACAATAGTTTTGAAAGACACTGCAAGAGCAGCTGGAGGTTGTGTAAGCCCTCAAACGAGGCTTCGGCGAGCACCAGACAGATCGTCTCCTTTGAGGCTGTGATTTATGGGCTGCTGGTGGTCAAATCTAAACTCACAGATCTCTGTGTCTTTGATGATTTTTCAAGTGTCCACATTCATCACTCCAACCTGAGAAACCATGTAGCCATGTCCGCATTGATCTAGATCTGATCTTGAAATAGGCTGACCTTAATCTGGAAAGAGCCACGGAAGGAAATGATCAGAAAGAGTGTCAGCACGCCTTATATGGTCAGCGAACACCTTTAGATGTGTGCCATTTACACAAGAGGCTATAGCAATCACACTGTGTGACAGTATGACCGTACACAACATTTCCATTGGGGCCCCACCTGATTATATAGACAATATAACAATTCATAGTTGtaaccctggaccacaaaaccagtcataagtatTTGTGGCAACAATCCATTGTAAGGgtcaaaatgattgatttttcttttatgccaaaaatcatttgGATACTaaataaagatcatgttccatgaagatattttgtaaatttcctacagtaaatatataaaatgcattattagtagtaatatgcattgctaagcaCTTCatctggacaactttaaaggcaattttctcaatatttagacttttttgcaccctcagattccagatagTTGTCTCTCGGCCAAATattaacaaaccatacatcaatggaaagcttatttattcagctttcagatgattaATACatctatattaatataattataataaattacccatatgactggttttgtggtccaggttcACATTTAAGCAATGATGGGACACATCATGAGACTACCAGTCAATATAAATGGATCAATAACTAAAATTGTAGGCTTATGCTTATAAATATTGCAAGACCTTATCAAATTGATTACATCACTGTGAGAATGTGGCATCAACAATGCATTGCAACAATAAAaggaaaaatgtcacttttaagGAAAGGGATAGTTATTGGTAGAGAGAATATATGATTTTTCCAAGCAATTGCTGCAGGCAAAAGATGCTTGTTTCGAGTCTTTCAAAGCAGTGCAATATTAACCGTTGTTGCACAGAAAACGCACTGAGGAAAGACACCCCTTTATAGATCTAAAGATgccatcctcctcctcctcctcctcatcatcaGCATCATCGCAAAAGTTTCTCTCACACAATTCCACTAAACTACAGGTTTGAGCAAACTTCAAGAGCAGCCCAACATTCAAATTTAGAGGAAATgatagacagaaaaaaaaaacaatactccCATATAGGACTTTTTATCTCCCATTCCTTACTTATAATACCCTCCTCTTGCCAGAGTGTTGACATATCCTTAGTGATaatttacaaaatgtatacaaCAGTATTATACATATTTCATTTccatattgcattgcatatctgaatatttaaaaatattaataatctttatatataataatctttttaaataataataataaataatacaaagcaATCATAAATGCAGCAGGACAAACAAACAGTGTGTAAATGCTCTAGGAATTCATCCATAATACATGCTGTTCTTCAGTAGGACTGCTTATTCATATGATGGCACTTTACTGTAACAAATGACTAATAAGGGATGCAGATAATGACATGCAGTATTTATCATTCTATTCATATTTTATCTGAGTTCAACAGTTTACATGCATGAAATGGGCTGTGCTATCTTTTAATTTGGCAAAACTGGCAACAAATTTggttacaatttattttattattgtcgTTTATCGTGATATCTTTTAACAGACAAAATGAAGAAGACAAACATTCAGCCATTATAACAGTAAGTTAAAAtctaaataacattaaaaataaataaaaagaacacacacacacacacacacacacacacacacacacacacacacacacacacgttggtctatgtggtttacagggactctccataggcgtaatggtttttatactgtacaaaccgtattttctatccccttacactgcccctgcccctaaacctacccatcacaggaaacattctgcatttttactttctcaaaaaaacatcatttagtatgtttttaaggccgtttgaattatgaggacatttgatatgtcctcataaaccacatttatagtgtaataccagtgtaatacccatatagttatacaaatttgtgtcctcataaaccacataaacaggctcacacacacacacacacacacacacacacacacacacacacacacacacacacacacacacacacacacacacacacacacacacacacacataattaaaaCTGGTCAGTTACACTTAAGTGTAAACGACagatacagaaaaaaatatttgagacatattgcttcagaatatcCACAACACTATTACATGTTCAGCAGATTATGTAAAAGAAAGATAacatacaaaacaaacaaaaaaacaaaaaaacaaaatcttgACATTCAAACCAGTACAACAGTGCTGAAATGTTaggttacagtgtaattatatatttaagtactgggTAATATCAATTAACACCGTGTAATTGCTATAGGGTTTAGGGTTTTGTTGAGAGTTAGTCGCCTGTAATTATGCATTATTAACTGTGCATgtacaaggacactgtaaaataaagtgttaaatgtttaataatgaaGCCTTTGTAAAGTACTGAGGGTAACAAACAAGTAACATCACTGGATGCCATAAACACGAGCATAACAGAAATGTAAAATCATGTAAGAAACACATTTGCTTGATATATAAGACTCCCCATTAGGTGTCCTCATAGACTTGTTTTAGGTTAATAGCATCTGACAAACCAAATATGTGAGTTTTGCTCCTTAATTCAGGTAGGCTATCTCCTTATTTTCGGTTAGGTAAACACAGCAGTGAAAATCTGCAGCACTCAGGTAAATAAACGAATTAGCCAATGATTCACACAGAATCCTACTGAAGTGGAAAACTATAACAACAATAAAGAAACTTGGTCGTGTAATTAATAGTCTGACcataaaataaagatttaattAAGATAAACGGATCATGAATCGTTCAAGTTCGTAATGGGGTCGTAATATTAAGAGCGCGCCGCGCACGTGCACTAAGCTTTCCACTGTAACTCACATGTTTTCCTTTCTTTCAGCGTCGAGCGCGACTCTAAAACTGGACGACCTACTGTTAGAGTAATTTATCAAGCCCCTCGGGCTCGGACACGACACATCTCGGTGTTAAATGTATTTGTCATGTCACTCGGCGTGGGTCTCTCCAATCTCGCCGCACGCGCAGCATGCAAACGACGCGCATTCGTCGCGTGGAGCTCGTGCTGCTCGGGCATCCTGATGGAATAACACCTGATCTTCGACAGGATGAAGGTGCGTTACAATCATCCATCGAGGACGTACACAAAACAAGTTTTCTTTctggtttatttaaattaatcttaCGGAGAGGATGGTTCAAAGAGCAAACTGTGCAACATTTCTCAGATGAATGCAGCTTTAAGCACAAAAGAAGCTCTTCGTGCTATCTAACAGGTGAGGATAAGTTTTTTCcactgtatttttgatagagAATATGTTAGAGCTCTGCTTTGTGCATTTATTCTTTTAATATTAGTTTTGTCCCTTTTTTGACTAACAGAACGGCAGGTTATTGCTCACTGGAATCTTAAACGTCCTCTAATGGCATAAGGACTCCTACATGATCACCCCAATATATATAAGAGAATGCTCAAAACGGTGTGCTGAGAGATTTGAACTTATCTGAACAGTTTAGATGGATGCAGGATCACTGATATGCTGCTAATATATTGTGATATCCTTGATCAACCGGCATGGCAGTAAAACTGAGCTGAAGGACTTTATTGGCACTGTCCAAACtgcagggagaaaaaaaaaagtgcaatggAGCATGAATCGTTAACTTTGGTATGAACATACCACATTACCTGTGACAGGTCTGACAGACTCTAAGATGAAGTGTTCGAACACTTCACGTCCAGTTCTCATGATGCAGTGATCTTTAATGCACAGCATTATGGCAGTGATGGATCTGAACTTGACAACAGTAATCGACAGCGGCTTCATGGAAAGTGACCAGTCCAGGCGGGTTCTGACCGGTTGCTTTCTTTCCGTTCTAATCCTCTCCACCCTATTCGGGAACACGCTGGTTTGTGCAGCTGTCACAAAATTCCGGCACCTGCGCTCTAAAGTCACAAACTTTTTTGTCATCTCACTGGCAGTGTCAGACCTGCTGGTGGCCATTCTGGTCATGCCCTGGAAGGCTGTGACAGAGGTAGCCGGCTTTTGGCCCTTTGGTGCTTTCTGTGACATTTGGGTCGCTTTTGATATCATGTGCTCCACGGCTTCCATCCTGAACCTCTGCGTTATCAGCGTGGACCGATACTGGGCCATTTCCAGCCCGTTCCGCTACGAGAGGAAGATGACTCCCAGGGTGGCCTTTGTGATGATCAGCATGGCTTGGACCCTGTCTGTGCTCATCTCCTTCATCCCAGTGCAGCTCAAATGGCACAAGGCTCAGCCAGTGAGCTTCCCCGAGGTCAACGCTTCTCACAGGGCTCTGCTGACGGACAACTGTGACTCCAGCCTCAACCGAACGTACGCCATCTCCTCCTCGCTCATCAGCTTTTACATTCCCGTCGCCATCATGATTGTAACGTACACTCAGATTTACCGAATCGCCCAGAAGCAGATCCGACGGATCTCAGCTCTGGAAAGAGCTGCGGAGAATGCCAAGATCCGCCATGACAGCATGGGCAGCAGCTCCAACATGGACTCTGAAAGCTCCTTCAAACTGTCCTTCAAAAGGGAGACGAAAGTCTTAAAAACCTTGTCTGTCATAATGGGGGTTTTTGTGTGCTGCTGGTTGCCATTCTTCATCCTAAACTGCATGGTGCCATTTTGTAAGCGCACTTCGGATGGCCTCCCCTGCATCAGTCCAAcaacatttgatgtttttgtctggTTCGGATGGGCCAATTCTTCTCTCAACCCCATCATATACGCCTTCAATGCCGACTTTCGCCGAGCTTTTGCAATCCTTTTGGGGTGCCAGAGACTCTGTCCAGGAACTAATAGCATGGAGACACCGAGCCTGAACAAGAACTGAGAAGCAATGCTCAATGTGGGAGCCCATGTCACACCAATCCTTTGCCAAGGAAGGCTGTTGGAAAAAGGGGGAAATGGATTTGGGATTAAGACTCTGGGAAGAGAGCCCTCCTGCTGGGCTGGAGTGCAGGGAAAGCAGTTGCGATGTCCCTTAAGAAGCGCTAATCTCTATAAAAATAGCTATGACGCAAGGGTGGTCCCTTTGTCTATTTCAAACAATACTATAATCAACAGATTATTGAATCCACAAGTGACTTGAAGAGATGTTTTATGAAAAGAAATATAGATGTTACTTTGAATGTTTTATCAGAGGTTCATTTTAAAGAAACTGTACAGTAATGTTTGTGAAGCTAGTGCTGGGCAAAACCGCAATACACTGGAACAAGTGTTGTGTATTTATTGCTAAATGAGTGGAGAATATGGTCTCAATGTATCATTCCATTAATATCTGAATCATCACTGAATAAATGACCATTTCAGGCATTTCcaataaaattcagtgtaatCTGAATCGAATACATTGCTGCTTGATAAATATCTATTGCATCCTCTCCACTCTCATTACATTTCCTTTACATCTTGCCTTATTCACGAgacttaacatttttttttccaaaacaagAGGGCAGATGGTCAATCATGAGATGGCCAACCCATCATTGCTATAATGAACATGTATATTGTTCTGTGGTACTTGTTCTCTTCAAAGCCTCTGATTCATTATTAAACTGTGAAAGCTAAACACTACGACTAGCAGAACAGATggccataaaataaaaatgcagatgTGGCAGCGTGCTCAGTTACGGTCATCAAGTAATAGATACGTTATTGTCGAGATTGTAATTATGTTCTGAAAGCGCACGGGGCCTTCGGTCCTGGTACAAAATAACACTGGATTGTTGCTGTGTCTGTGGATGTGATGCAATGTGCCATGTGATAATGTAGAAAATGAACCTCAGAGCGTTTGCGGCAAACTGAATGTAATTAATTGTGATGAGTCTAAATATGTGCCCAATTTTATGGTATTTTCATGCTTTCACAACTCATAATTTCACTGTACTACATTTAATGTTGTGGTGAAATCCTTCAGCGTTACAATGTTAAAGCGGAGTCGAATTTTAGTTATCGGCAACTGATGAGAAAGCAACCATTAGGCCTCATGGTGTTAAAGTTCATTTCATTGGcttttggtaaattaaatttaaagtgTCCATTCTTTCTTTGCGAGCATTGTGTTTGTTAACCTGTGCAAAACGATCAACTTCTAGATTCATAATTCCTCAGCTGCATGCAAGCTCTTATTTTCCACTTGAACGGGAAGCAATAACAGACAGCAGGAACTGTGGCTCTCAACCTCTTAAACTTTCATTGGTTACCGTCAAACGCTTTTTGACACTGTGCAAAGCTGGCATAAATAGAGATAATAAGCTCAGGCCGAATCAGAGGAACTGGGGAGtcaaattgtttttgtttgccAGCCTCCGTGAATGTGTAAGAGTCAAGCTTTCGCAGCAGGGCTCTCAAAGCTGACATTCCCACTCagcctcaaatacaacactctCATATTAGACACAATAGGAAGCATATTGAATGAGTTATTAAACAGAAGACGCTGTGCTTAAGATCCAGAAACAGCAGTGCATGAGTCATCACTGTCATTTGTTGCTTTACACTGCGTTGTGTTTGGTCTAAGTCAGCCGACGGGAAACAGCGGGGCCACTGTGTAATTAGTGGAATGAAGAGCATTAGTATTGTATAGCATACTTGTGCATACCTAATGGAAAGGTACTATAGGAGAGTGTATTTTCAGTTAACCAGCCCCCAGAAATAGTCACACACTGATGTAAATCTATTGGTTTCTCTTGTACAGCTGTAAACCGAAACCTTAAAGAACTATTTACTTAATGAAACCCTTCAGGATTCAGGGATGTTCATATTACTTAATTTAACTAGTATTTAGTCTTGATTTAGtaatacaataacaaataataataaatagtaaaataatgCTTTTGAATTAAAATCAGTTCACTGAGATCGCATGTGCTTCATGTGGaaacatttaaagtaatgtaatttattcaagtcaaaaaattattaattcattaatttattaaataattaacactaCCGAGCACATTAGGTTTCGCCGgacctaaataaatgtaatgtttagaTCAGGAAGAAACAGATTCCACTGTATGAAACAAATAAACGAAGCGACGACTGAAAATAACACTTTTCTCTTGACTTTAGGTTTGACTTTTAATCGGGTGGAGTCGAGGTAGATTTGAGTGGATGTAAGAAGTCAATTCTCCTCGAGTTCAGTTCACACAGGTACCGTAGCAGTGTAACCACAGGTAGTTCATCACATTAACTATGAACAACTGTGATCCACTAACAGTTCCCAACCAGAAAGTGTCAGAACATCTTTTTGAATTACCTTTGAACACATGTATCTAACGTAAATATATGATTTCAAACCTTACGCATTTTGTATGTAAAGTGTTTTACGTAAAAAGTGTGTTTGTGCTGTTTTCTTTCAGAATAAATCCATTCGGTTTTGTTATCTAATGCCATGgcattcatacatttttaagtgtaaCTTAAGCAACATTTGTGGTCAGTGTAGTAGCCCATAGAAGTAAAGTTACTGATGACCTCagagaaagagagcgagagagagagagagagagagagagagaagagagagagagagagagagagagagagagagagagagagagagagagagagagagagagagagagatacttGCATAAGCAGTCTATTACCACAATTTTCTGACATTGTCAGTTTTGGGCAAAACGTTGGAGAATCATGTTTGTGTTTCACTATGTCATCGGGGACTCCCACAACAGAAATGTACCGTAAATACGGCAGGGAGAAATTTGCAACACATTGCCTTTGTCCACATTCTCAGCTGTATGAAAGGAGAATGATGGAAGTGCAATCAGTCCCTTTAGATTCATTTTATCccctcatttaaaatgtataggcTGAATCACACCGGCTACTGTATGTATTACCAGAACTAATGCATTTCTAATAGCTTGCATACAATTGCTGTGACAGATTAATAAGTAAAGGGTCAGAGGCGGTGAGGGACACAGCGGTAATGCGTCACAGATCCTCATGTCGACTGACAGAACTGCACGTTTGATGTCAAAAGCTACAGTGACTGCTGTACATGCTGATGTCCTAATGCTACCACGTGGGCGAGTGATGGTTTTGTTTTTGCACAGCCGTTTAACCTGTCAGCGATGCTCTGTCAATCAAACTCCAGACCCCTTCTTACAATCTTGTTATATGAGGAACGTTGGATTCGTAAGTTGGAAACAAGCAATACCAGCAAACAGCATTATCCAATTGGTAAAGACTGTTGGGAGCAATAATACATTGTACCGCTAAGATGAATCTCAGCAGCCATCAGGCAAACTCTGCATTAATCCATTCTAATCCTTGCAGTCAATTCACATGTCAGGCCCAAATGGTGCACACACTTTGCCAAAAGAAGCCCCTGACTGGGACTTAAGAGTGATGAGTAAATTCCcctccaaaaatgaaaacatgcCCGAGTTGCGTTAAAGAGATTATGCAAAATCAATTGACAAAACACAAAGGCTGTATAAACTGTGTTGACAATGGTTGAACCTGTGCCAGTGAATTTAGATGAAACTCCACTGCAGGGTAGCCATGCTGTttctgatctgtgtgtgtgtgtgtgtgttacagtgcCCATTAGTATACTTTCTTcataaaaagtgtttttaatgtagcttttgtttgtttaattgctATTCCAGAGTACAAACTATGAAAATGATTaccatatatatttacatttacatttatgcatttggcagacgcttttatcaaaagcgacttacattgcattcaaggtacacattttacattattgtcagttcttgctttccctgggaatcgaacccatgaccttggcgttgctagcgccacgctctactggttgagctacaggaaagcctaaTATATATGTGACCCATACTGGAAAAATTAATCGCAATcagtacattttcaaaaatgatGTGTGATTTGTTTCAATCggacaaaaaaattctgagCTAGTCATTATATAGTcgatttaaaggaagtg from Pseudorasbora parva isolate DD20220531a chromosome 11, ASM2467924v1, whole genome shotgun sequence harbors:
- the drd1a gene encoding D(1) dopamine receptor; amino-acid sequence: MHSIMAVMDLNLTTVIDSGFMESDQSRRVLTGCFLSVLILSTLFGNTLVCAAVTKFRHLRSKVTNFFVISLAVSDLLVAILVMPWKAVTEVAGFWPFGAFCDIWVAFDIMCSTASILNLCVISVDRYWAISSPFRYERKMTPRVAFVMISMAWTLSVLISFIPVQLKWHKAQPVSFPEVNASHRALLTDNCDSSLNRTYAISSSLISFYIPVAIMIVTYTQIYRIAQKQIRRISALERAAENAKIRHDSMGSSSNMDSESSFKLSFKRETKVLKTLSVIMGVFVCCWLPFFILNCMVPFCKRTSDGLPCISPTTFDVFVWFGWANSSLNPIIYAFNADFRRAFAILLGCQRLCPGTNSMETPSLNKN